From one Solanum lycopersicum chromosome 12, SLM_r2.1 genomic stretch:
- the LOC104644273 gene encoding uncharacterized protein has product MDTELRSKVARVSDEFNSNEFFQFPRDRAGVAFQSTETNSMFVVTAHLKGLSLPCYTRGNIKVDLNENKTKLVVTCEKPVQETLTIGHEVIKKDVQIRKFTKSIQIPDGVIVDEIITNFNEETSNLTITMPKRLKEPELVTQTPYTILKRARFQEDEGSADSVTASRKGLIEQHDAKDEVPERKIETGECRNLKNDEVCEKEEDKLPKRSKVCVPVIVGSGVMLSVVVFVILFMRKKKQPGKRKA; this is encoded by the exons ATGGATACGGAATTGAGATCCAAGGTAGCAAGAGTTTCAGATGAATTCAACTCCAATGAATTCTTTCAGTTTCCGAGAGATCGAGCTGGCGTTGCTTTCCAGTCTACAGAAACAAACTCTATGTTCGTCGTCACTGCTCATTTGAAAGGTTTATCTCTACCTT GTTATACGCGAGGAAACATAAAGGTTGATCTTAACGAGAACAAGACTAAACTGGTGGTAACGTGTGAGAAGCCGGTCCAAGAAACTCTAACGATTGGGCATGAAGTGATCAAGAAAGATGTACAGATTAGAAAATTTACAAAGTCAATCCAGATTCCAGATGGGGTAATCGTGGACGAAATTATAACTAATTTCAATGAGGAAACCTCCAACCTGACTATTACAATGCCAAAGAGGTTGAAGGAGCCAGAGCTTGTTACCCAGACGCCTTATACAATTCTTAAAAGAGCGAGATTTCAAGAAGACGAAGGATCAGCTGATTCAGTAACTGCATCTCGAAAAGGACTAATCGAACAGCATGATGCTAAAGATGAAGTTCCCGAAAGGAAAATCGAAACAGGTGAATgtagaaatttgaaaaatgatgaaGTTTGTGAAAAAGAGGAGGATAAACTGCCTAAAAGGAGCAAGGTATGTGTTCCTGTTATTGTTGGATCAGGTGTAATGTTATCTGTAGTTGTCTTTGTGATTCtttttatgagaaaaaagaaGCAACCTGGAAAAAGAAAAGCATAA
- the LOC101257050 gene encoding protein BYPASS1-LIKE — MPATDFSTFGRSILSLRRDQQVHSMESGGHEGTSHELELEAFQKQVAERFNDLASADSDQLLSIPWIHKLLEVFLSCQEQFKSVVSKNKGLLNKSPADRYVMEYYERSVKALDVCNAIRDGIELIRQWQKQLEIVYYALDNQRSIGEGQIRRSMKALIDLAIGMIDEKESNSSFAHRNRSFGRNNAQKDNNSLGQFRSLSWSVSRNWSATKQLQAIGQNLVAPKNNEISATNGLATAVFTMSYVLYFVMWTLVAAIPCQDRGLQTHFHVTRQFVWAAPVLTLHDRILEESRKRERKNACGLLREINKIEMCARHMNELTDTIHFPLSEEKEGEVKQRVQELGIVYYGLKDGLGPLERQVREVFHRIVRSRTEGLDSIG, encoded by the coding sequence atgcCAGCAACAGATTTTTCAACTTTTGGGAGGTCTATTCTGAGTTTACGTCGCGATCAACAAGTACATTCTATGGAATCTGGTGGTCATGAGGGAACTAGCCATGAGCTTGAGCTTGAAGCTTTTCAAAAACAAGTAGCTGAACGTTTCAATGATTTGGCATCTGCTGACTCTGATCAGCTTTTGTCGATTCCTTGGATTCATAAATTATTGGAAGTGTTTCTATCTTGCCAGGAGCAGTTTAAGTCTGTTGTGTCGAAGAATAAGGGATTGTTGAATAAATCCCCTGCTGATCGTTACGTAATGGAATATTACGAAAGGAGTGTGAAAGCTTTAGATGTGTGTAATGCGATACGTGATGGGATTGAGTTGATCAGGCAATGGCAGAAGCAGTTGGAGATTGTTTATTATGCATTGGATAACCAGAGGAGTATTGGGGAAGGTCAAATTCGTCGTTCAATGAAAGCTTTGATTGATTTGGCAATTGGAATGATTGATGAAAAAGAGAGTAATTCAAGTTTTGCTCATAGAAACAGGTCATTTGGACGAAACAATGCTCAGAAGGATAATAATTCGTTGGGCCAATTTCGATCATTATCATGGAGTGTATCGCGGAATTGGTCTGCTACTAAGCAACTTCAAGCAATTGGTCAAAACTTAGTTGCtccaaaaaataatgaaattagtGCCACCAATGGATTAGCTACAGCTGTTTTTACAATgagttatgtgctttactttgTAATGTGGACGCTTGTGGCTGCAATTCCTTGCCAAGACCGTGGCCTTCAAACGCATTTTCATGTTACTAGGCAATTCGTTTGGGCTGCTCCTGTTCTCACCCTCCATGATAGGATTTTGGAGGAGTCAAGAAAGAGGGAGCGTAAAAATGCTTGTGGATTGTTGAGGGAGATTAATAAGATTGAGATGTGTGCCCGCCACATGAATGAATTGACCGATACCATTCACTTCCCCCTTTCAGAGGAAAAGGAAGGagaagttaagcaaagagttcAGGAGCTTGGGATAGTCTACTATGGTCTAAAAGATGGATTGGGCCCGTTGGAGCGTCAGGTACGAGAAGTGTTTCATAGGATTGTTCGAAGCAGGACTGAGGGGCTCGACTCTATTGGATGA